In Desulfuromonas acetoxidans DSM 684, a genomic segment contains:
- a CDS encoding cytochrome c3 family protein yields the protein MRTWMKASLLVLLGVVLGVPLMSMGYYTMVRTSTPQFCAMCHEIQPAYRDWKTSSHGFNAQGVVADCMDCHLPAPHDTFDFFYAKAYHGLKDVIAHFTLDEYDRAENRRHAWADIHNDQCMKCHRNLLYLPDKRGAMLAHRTVVYARQGYEKRCTDCHRYLVHRPKSSYAYSENL from the coding sequence ATGAGAACATGGATGAAGGCCTCATTGCTGGTATTACTGGGAGTTGTTCTCGGAGTGCCGTTGATGAGTATGGGCTATTACACCATGGTGCGAACGTCGACGCCGCAGTTCTGTGCTATGTGTCACGAGATCCAGCCTGCCTATCGTGACTGGAAAACATCCAGTCATGGTTTCAATGCGCAGGGGGTGGTGGCGGATTGTATGGATTGCCACCTGCCTGCTCCTCACGACACGTTCGATTTCTTTTATGCCAAAGCGTATCACGGTCTCAAGGACGTGATTGCCCACTTTACGCTCGATGAGTATGACAGGGCCGAGAACCGTCGTCATGCCTGGGCGGATATTCATAATGATCAGTGCATGAAATGTCATCGTAACCTGTTGTATCTGCCGGATAAACGCGGAGCCATGTTGGCCCATCGTACGGTTGTTTATGCACGGCAGGGCTACGAAAAGCGGTGTACCGACTGCCATCGCTACCTGGTGCATCGACCCAAATCCAGTTATGCCTACAGCGAAAATCTGTAA
- a CDS encoding ABC transporter substrate-binding protein, producing the protein MRGLLLLICCVFVMFPNVAPASQGGHRDAQPQRIYGTAPPITHLLYVLGADGLIAVNAPLRNPSNNADDRFLREWFRHLPVLGGWHGNRHPNLEEILRQKPDLIVSWDTPLLQDKVDGDLGRIGYKALAVNIDDTANYPQVFRQLSAVIGRAKRGEALAVWAEQQIDDLQRFVATIPPDERVRVYYAEGRDGLQTECAGSFHAEPLRYAGGINVHQGRQTTVTGLQSINMEQLLAYDPEVIVVQNPLCYRELFDDPLWQQLTAVRQGRVALVPKTPFNWLDRPPSFMRLIGGHWLAAQFYPQRYPYDVKAKARAFFELFFGVRVDEDDLSRMMFPAATRAIGKGGA; encoded by the coding sequence ATGCGTGGCCTGCTCCTGCTCATCTGTTGTGTGTTTGTGATGTTTCCCAATGTGGCCCCCGCTTCCCAGGGGGGGCACAGGGATGCCCAGCCACAGCGCATTTACGGTACGGCGCCGCCCATTACCCATCTCCTCTATGTGCTTGGTGCAGACGGGCTGATTGCTGTTAATGCTCCGCTGCGCAATCCATCCAACAACGCGGATGATCGGTTTTTGCGTGAATGGTTCCGCCACTTGCCGGTTCTCGGTGGTTGGCACGGCAATCGTCACCCCAATCTCGAAGAGATTCTCCGGCAAAAGCCGGATCTGATTGTCAGTTGGGATACGCCGTTGTTGCAGGACAAAGTGGATGGCGATCTGGGACGAATCGGATACAAGGCGCTGGCGGTGAATATTGATGACACGGCCAACTACCCGCAGGTATTTCGTCAACTCTCTGCAGTTATTGGTCGTGCCAAACGTGGCGAGGCGCTGGCTGTTTGGGCCGAACAGCAGATTGATGATTTGCAACGCTTTGTCGCCACCATCCCCCCCGACGAACGGGTGCGGGTGTATTACGCCGAAGGGCGTGACGGCTTGCAAACGGAATGTGCCGGTTCTTTTCACGCGGAGCCGCTGCGTTATGCCGGAGGTATTAATGTCCACCAGGGGCGTCAGACCACGGTGACGGGGTTGCAGAGCATTAATATGGAGCAGCTTTTGGCCTATGATCCCGAAGTGATTGTTGTGCAAAATCCGCTGTGCTATCGCGAGCTGTTTGACGATCCTCTGTGGCAACAATTGACAGCGGTGCGGCAGGGCCGCGTGGCTCTGGTGCCAAAAACCCCGTTCAACTGGCTCGACCGTCCACCGTCATTCATGCGGCTGATCGGTGGGCATTGGTTGGCGGCCCAGTTTTATCCACAGCGCTATCCCTACGATGTCAAAGCGAAGGCGCGGGCGTTTTTTGAGCTGTTTTTCGGAGTGCGGGTGGACGAAGACGACTTATCACGCATGATGTTTCCGGCGGCGACCCGTGCGATAGGAAAAGGAGGGGCGTGA
- a CDS encoding FprA family A-type flavoprotein, which produces MKAVQISDGIYCLPVNLESYQLFEGMWPMPNGISINSYVVQGEKTALIDLIEDINDKPAEFQSELQSIDLTPKSFDYLIINHMEPDHTSWIPTLIKENPAIEIYLTKKAAAVLNSFFSITEHTHIIKDGDTLDLGGGKVLQFFETPNIHWPETMMTFEQSSGTLFSCDAFGAYGTVNDIYFDDQLSKEQHDFFHQEALRYYANIVASFSTFVNKGIARLDDLDIKVIAPSHGIIWRENPKAIIDDYHRFASYMNGPAEKEITLIWASMYGNTAKLVDSIIKGVESEDVPLHVHRVPDEHVGIILASAWKSSGLILGMPTYEYEMFPPMSWVLDMFRRKKLWNKKVLRFGSAGWSGGAQRELDRITEKNKWEFMEPIEWFGAAGQEQHDLAVQRAAELARTIKEG; this is translated from the coding sequence ATGAAAGCAGTTCAAATCAGTGACGGGATCTACTGCTTACCCGTTAACCTTGAAAGCTATCAATTGTTTGAAGGCATGTGGCCGATGCCCAACGGCATCTCCATCAACAGTTACGTGGTTCAGGGTGAAAAAACAGCTCTGATCGACCTGATCGAAGATATCAACGACAAGCCGGCTGAGTTTCAATCCGAGCTGCAGTCCATCGATCTGACACCGAAGAGCTTCGACTACCTGATCATCAACCACATGGAGCCGGACCACACCAGTTGGATTCCGACTCTGATCAAAGAAAATCCCGCTATCGAAATCTATTTGACCAAGAAAGCGGCAGCGGTGCTCAACTCATTCTTTTCTATCACTGAGCATACCCATATCATCAAGGATGGTGACACGCTCGATCTTGGCGGCGGCAAAGTGCTGCAGTTTTTCGAAACGCCCAATATCCACTGGCCGGAAACCATGATGACCTTCGAGCAGAGCAGCGGCACGCTGTTCTCCTGCGATGCGTTCGGCGCTTACGGCACGGTCAACGATATCTACTTTGATGACCAGCTTTCCAAAGAGCAACACGACTTCTTCCACCAGGAAGCCCTACGCTACTACGCCAACATCGTGGCCAGCTTCTCGACCTTCGTCAACAAAGGCATTGCCCGCCTCGATGATCTCGACATCAAGGTGATCGCTCCGTCCCACGGCATCATCTGGCGGGAAAACCCCAAAGCGATCATTGACGATTACCACCGCTTTGCCAGCTACATGAACGGCCCGGCGGAAAAAGAGATCACCCTGATCTGGGCCAGTATGTACGGCAACACCGCCAAGCTGGTCGACAGCATCATCAAAGGCGTAGAGAGCGAAGACGTGCCCCTGCACGTACATCGCGTGCCCGATGAGCACGTCGGTATTATCCTCGCCTCCGCATGGAAATCATCCGGCCTGATCCTCGGCATGCCCACCTACGAATACGAGATGTTCCCGCCCATGTCGTGGGTATTGGATATGTTCCGCCGCAAAAAACTGTGGAACAAAAAAGTCCTGCGTTTCGGCTCAGCCGGTTGGTCCGGTGGCGCCCAACGTGAACTGGATCGCATCACCGAAAAGAACAAATGGGAGTTCATGGAGCCCATCGAATGGTTCGGCGCTGCCGGACAAGAGCAGCATGATCTGGCCGTGCAACGCGCCGCTGAATTAGCACGGACGATCAAAGAAGGTTAA
- a CDS encoding gamma-glutamylcyclotransferase family protein, producing the protein MALVFQYGSNLSTTRLNGPDRLDGQAQVVGVARTVECFYLDYTVWSHHNNCAAADIVADASGRCVYGVVYEIPDPLVFGYHNHMTLDRIELEGESYRRQQVGVRVKGSDDPICVWTYRAKHPRCGLKTELDYVRHLLIGMKEHGLPSEYQAYVIERTLCNHSQLAQSLHAFLNRLNVSS; encoded by the coding sequence ATGGCGTTGGTGTTTCAATACGGTTCCAATCTGTCCACAACTCGCCTGAACGGGCCGGACCGTCTGGATGGTCAGGCGCAGGTTGTCGGCGTGGCACGAACCGTTGAGTGCTTTTATCTCGATTATACGGTGTGGAGCCACCACAACAATTGTGCTGCGGCGGATATTGTTGCAGATGCGTCAGGGCGGTGTGTTTATGGGGTTGTCTATGAGATTCCTGACCCGTTGGTTTTTGGCTATCACAACCATATGACCTTGGACCGGATTGAGCTTGAAGGGGAGTCTTATCGCCGGCAACAGGTTGGCGTACGGGTCAAAGGCAGTGATGATCCGATTTGCGTCTGGACCTATCGCGCCAAGCATCCACGTTGTGGTTTGAAGACCGAACTTGATTATGTCCGCCATCTGTTAATCGGCATGAAAGAGCATGGTCTCCCCTCGGAGTATCAAGCATATGTGATCGAGCGAACCTTATGTAATCATAGCCAGTTAGCGCAATCGCTTCATGCGTTTCTGAATCGCTTGAATGTTTCTTCCTGA
- a CDS encoding PAS domain-containing protein — protein MPLTRDQHLYSDIAANAADAIMYADRDGIIRLWNRGAQRIFGFSTEEALGQSLDIIIPPKLRERHWQGYATCIKTGNTRYGDKLLSVPALTKSSEQCSSEFSIVLLTDSQGKPSGVAAILRDVTERWEKDQQLRRRLRELEQALNK, from the coding sequence ATGCCTCTTACCCGTGACCAGCACCTCTACAGTGACATCGCCGCCAATGCCGCAGACGCAATCATGTATGCCGATCGTGACGGCATCATCCGCCTCTGGAACCGTGGCGCGCAGCGCATATTTGGTTTCAGCACCGAAGAAGCTCTCGGACAATCGCTTGATATCATCATTCCCCCAAAACTGCGCGAACGACATTGGCAGGGCTATGCAACCTGTATAAAAACCGGCAACACCCGTTACGGCGATAAACTCTTGTCAGTACCTGCTCTGACCAAATCCTCAGAACAGTGCTCCAGTGAGTTTTCCATTGTGCTGTTGACCGATTCGCAGGGCAAGCCGAGCGGTGTTGCGGCCATCTTACGCGACGTGACCGAACGTTGGGAAAAAGATCAGCAGTTGCGCCGTCGCTTACGTGAACTGGAACAGGCTTTAAACAAATAA
- a CDS encoding cupin domain-containing protein translates to MQQLIDRLSLAPHPEGGFYREVYRSEQAVSSSVTDAPRQALTHIYFLLLKGQVSRFHRVLHDEVWNYYEGAPLRLLRWHDTTIEEQLIGPGEAEYCTTIVGGDFQAAESCGDYTLVGCTVAPGFDFADFSFADDSQWLSVPEQVRQTYQRFR, encoded by the coding sequence ATGCAACAACTTATTGATCGATTGAGCTTGGCCCCCCATCCTGAAGGGGGCTTTTACCGGGAAGTGTATCGCTCCGAGCAAGCCGTTTCATCATCCGTTACCGATGCACCACGCCAGGCCCTGACCCATATCTATTTTCTATTGCTCAAAGGTCAGGTCAGCCGCTTTCATCGTGTACTCCATGATGAAGTGTGGAACTACTACGAAGGAGCGCCACTGCGTCTGTTACGCTGGCATGACACCACCATCGAAGAACAGCTTATCGGCCCGGGCGAAGCGGAGTATTGCACCACCATTGTCGGAGGTGATTTTCAAGCGGCAGAGAGTTGTGGCGATTACACCCTGGTCGGGTGTACAGTGGCGCCTGGCTTTGATTTTGCTGATTTCTCTTTTGCCGACGATAGCCAGTGGCTGAGTGTTCCCGAACAAGTGCGCCAGACGTATCAACGGTTTCGCTAA
- a CDS encoding DUF3024 domain-containing protein produces MAISEFEIKRYKKIVNHYIESHRPEPHIRNQVDLSFRIENQSVIIFEIREVWNQPGKKMESPIAKATYVKKTNSWKLYWQRADLKWHRYEPTPEVKTIEVFLAVLEKDEYGCFWG; encoded by the coding sequence ATGGCAATCAGTGAATTTGAGATTAAACGTTACAAGAAAATTGTGAACCACTACATTGAAAGCCATCGCCCGGAACCACACATTCGCAACCAGGTGGATCTCTCGTTTCGAATCGAAAATCAAAGTGTGATCATTTTTGAAATCAGGGAAGTATGGAACCAGCCTGGTAAAAAAATGGAGTCGCCTATTGCAAAAGCCACATACGTTAAAAAAACAAATTCGTGGAAACTTTACTGGCAACGTGCTGACCTGAAATGGCACAGATACGAGCCAACCCCAGAAGTAAAAACAATAGAAGTTTTTTTAGCCGTCCTTGAAAAGGACGAGTATGGCTGTTTCTGGGGCTAA
- a CDS encoding DUF4242 domain-containing protein produces the protein MPKFVVEREIPSIGQVSAEELQAIARKSREVLNAMGTSIQWVESYVTGDKIYCVYIAENEQQILDHAAQGGFPANRICQIETMIDPTTAE, from the coding sequence ATGCCAAAATTTGTTGTAGAACGAGAGATTCCTTCCATTGGTCAGGTATCGGCTGAAGAACTGCAAGCCATTGCGCGTAAGTCACGTGAGGTTCTTAACGCAATGGGAACGTCGATTCAGTGGGTGGAAAGCTATGTGACCGGAGATAAGATTTACTGCGTTTATATTGCCGAAAATGAGCAGCAGATCCTTGATCATGCCGCTCAAGGTGGTTTTCCCGCCAACCGGATTTGTCAGATCGAAACTATGATTGATCCGACCACCGCCGAATAA
- a CDS encoding TonB-dependent receptor: MKRLSTFFISLTIAMMVLSTVGSALADDSVVLDPVKITESVPVTETLAEPKKVVVVTEQPVQPVSLTEALDKEFFVEFQKSGEYSSEPYIRGRGTKGVPVYLEGMRLNSGHSDSTNLFNLIDVETVEVYRGPSGATLGMGAMSGAVVVKFSDPEFADSAAFVTSGFFKAKTSMFSTSGYSAALGGRAYNDRFNIAVSGGLSDYDDYEDGEGDDVEHSQYETSNYNVSMAVKITDDSHVYVRYMKDKADSEDPFSRYQNNGVWFYTDRPNDDGETLFIGYKDAELGGLQNVHLQLFGSDLHYDMDMKKEAAIPEVRELFRDSETRGGKLSAQKELGNHLLSFSGKYTKMEVTNGVRMFNGATQSWSDWVSAFGITDGEISSTMVNVADDMVYGKAFFNVAAGYEFVRRKVHSNVNSTALSGLVPSELLDQVQQKDTDERDHLLSVSATAGYEFCSAFVPYVKLSNASRTPYFNESYGNNPNNGSMVPNQDLDNESVWGVDVGFDGRIGGLYYTSALYYQDYTDYIELVQTGYQTTAGLPIKRYVNLDDATVYGAEALLGYDFGADLFVEAAYLYTYGKNEMDDQPLAYIAPQKLTLTIGQQRKTGLSWFIEEVMVDEQDRISTVNGEVETPGYAITNLAVSYAFADIGWMTAPVVAFELNNVLDRDYRQHLDKVSATSWYLPDEAGINGVLSVQVGF, translated from the coding sequence ATGAAACGTTTATCCACGTTCTTTATTTCCCTGACCATAGCAATGATGGTCCTGAGTACTGTCGGCAGCGCCTTGGCCGATGACAGCGTTGTTCTTGACCCCGTCAAGATCACCGAGTCGGTTCCTGTGACCGAGACGCTGGCAGAGCCCAAGAAGGTTGTTGTCGTCACGGAACAACCGGTGCAGCCGGTGTCTCTTACCGAAGCGCTCGACAAGGAATTCTTTGTTGAATTCCAGAAATCCGGCGAGTATAGCTCCGAACCCTACATTCGCGGGCGCGGCACCAAGGGTGTGCCGGTTTATCTGGAAGGGATGCGCCTTAACAGTGGTCATAGTGACTCGACTAATCTGTTCAACCTGATTGACGTGGAAACCGTGGAAGTTTATCGCGGCCCCAGTGGAGCAACATTGGGTATGGGCGCTATGAGCGGCGCGGTTGTGGTCAAATTCAGTGATCCCGAATTCGCCGACAGTGCGGCGTTTGTCACCAGTGGTTTTTTTAAAGCCAAAACATCGATGTTTTCCACCTCTGGGTATTCAGCCGCTTTGGGAGGACGCGCTTACAATGATCGCTTCAATATCGCGGTGAGTGGCGGCTTGTCCGATTACGATGACTATGAAGACGGTGAGGGCGATGACGTTGAACACTCCCAATACGAGACCTCTAACTACAATGTCAGTATGGCCGTGAAGATCACTGACGACAGTCACGTCTATGTCCGTTACATGAAGGATAAAGCTGATTCGGAGGATCCTTTTTCCCGTTACCAGAATAACGGCGTCTGGTTTTATACCGACCGCCCCAACGATGACGGCGAGACCCTGTTCATCGGCTACAAAGACGCGGAACTCGGAGGCCTGCAAAACGTTCATCTGCAACTGTTTGGCAGCGATCTCCACTATGATATGGACATGAAAAAGGAAGCGGCTATTCCCGAAGTGCGTGAGCTGTTCCGCGATAGCGAAACCCGTGGTGGCAAGCTCTCGGCGCAAAAAGAGCTCGGCAACCACCTGCTGTCGTTTTCCGGCAAATATACCAAGATGGAAGTGACCAACGGCGTGCGTATGTTTAACGGTGCCACGCAGAGTTGGAGCGACTGGGTGAGTGCTTTCGGCATTACCGATGGCGAAATCAGTTCCACCATGGTTAACGTTGCCGACGATATGGTCTACGGCAAGGCGTTTTTCAATGTTGCGGCCGGGTATGAATTTGTCCGTCGCAAAGTCCATTCCAACGTCAATTCAACAGCCCTGTCCGGCCTGGTGCCGTCGGAACTGCTTGATCAGGTGCAACAGAAGGATACGGATGAACGTGATCATCTGCTGTCGGTCAGTGCCACGGCCGGCTATGAGTTCTGTTCCGCCTTTGTCCCTTATGTGAAACTCTCCAATGCCAGTCGCACGCCGTACTTTAATGAGTCCTACGGCAACAACCCCAACAATGGCTCCATGGTCCCTAATCAGGATCTGGACAACGAAAGTGTCTGGGGTGTTGATGTCGGTTTTGACGGTCGCATCGGTGGCCTTTACTACACCAGTGCCTTGTACTACCAAGACTACACCGACTATATCGAACTGGTTCAAACCGGTTACCAGACCACTGCCGGTCTGCCCATCAAGCGCTATGTCAATCTCGATGACGCCACAGTCTACGGTGCAGAGGCGTTGCTTGGTTACGATTTCGGCGCTGATCTGTTTGTTGAAGCCGCCTATCTCTATACCTATGGCAAAAATGAAATGGATGACCAGCCTTTGGCCTACATTGCTCCGCAAAAGCTGACCCTGACCATCGGTCAGCAGCGTAAAACCGGTCTGAGCTGGTTCATCGAAGAGGTGATGGTTGATGAGCAGGACCGCATCTCCACAGTCAATGGCGAGGTGGAAACACCGGGCTATGCCATTACCAATCTGGCTGTCAGCTATGCCTTTGCCGATATCGGCTGGATGACTGCGCCGGTGGTGGCGTTTGAACTGAACAACGTTCTTGACCGCGATTATCGTCAGCATCTCGATAAAGTGTCGGCGACTTCGTGGTATCTGCCCGATGAAGCCGGTATTAACGGTGTGCTGTCGGTACAGGTCGGATTTTAA
- the nadN gene encoding NAD nucleotidase translates to MKHLNMPNRPLLNFLLIALTLLLVSACGDSNSSPHRTSVKILHVNDVHSHLDSDNVDLTLDGTTTEAEVGGMARVASLIDALSAENDNHLVLHAGDAVQGTLYYTLFQGEADAEVMNAIGFDAMCIGNHEFDDGDTWLAGFSDQLDAPLISSNIEVAPGNVLEGKFAPYIIKEMGGEQIGIIGVTIAGKTEESSQPSDEITFKDEIESVQTAVDELKAAGVGKIIVLSHYGYNNVQILATQVSDIDVIVDGDSHTLLGDFSPYDLSNSGDYPTMATNADGDDVCIVQAWEYSKVLGELDVTFVGDTLGSCSGTPHLLLGDTFVREDADENDYTVDGDELAAIQDAIDTDDKLTITEEDPTVAAIIADYAQDVDALGETVIGEAGEDLLLSRVPGHDYYGVNLPLGSDITPVVAKAFYEMDPNADIAIQNGGGVRTSVNSGDITYDTAYTLLPFANTLYEIDMYGSEIKQVMEDAIENIAQGGSTGGFPYAYAIKYDVDATQPYGSRLSNLEFKARGSDSYVPLEDGTLYVVVTNSYTAAGRDGYDTFATVQQERGLGTDTYLDYALSFVNYVESLTVNSEQLMKLPAEDHCIKSYIATPDATDNL, encoded by the coding sequence ATGAAACATCTGAACATGCCCAACCGCCCTCTGCTGAATTTTTTATTGATTGCTCTGACCCTGTTACTGGTCAGCGCCTGTGGCGACAGCAACAGCTCACCACATCGCACCTCAGTTAAGATTCTTCACGTCAACGATGTCCACTCGCATCTCGACAGCGACAACGTTGACCTAACACTGGACGGCACCACCACCGAAGCCGAAGTCGGCGGCATGGCACGGGTTGCCAGTTTGATCGACGCCTTGTCCGCTGAAAACGACAATCACCTGGTGCTGCATGCCGGTGATGCGGTTCAAGGCACCCTCTACTACACCCTGTTTCAAGGCGAGGCCGATGCCGAAGTGATGAACGCCATCGGCTTTGACGCCATGTGCATCGGCAACCACGAGTTTGACGATGGCGACACCTGGCTGGCCGGGTTCAGTGACCAGCTTGATGCCCCCCTGATCAGCTCTAATATTGAAGTGGCCCCAGGCAATGTGCTGGAAGGTAAATTTGCCCCTTACATTATTAAAGAGATGGGTGGCGAGCAGATCGGCATCATCGGTGTCACCATTGCCGGTAAAACCGAAGAGTCTTCTCAACCTAGCGATGAGATCACTTTCAAAGATGAAATTGAATCAGTTCAGACGGCTGTCGATGAGCTGAAGGCTGCCGGAGTCGGAAAAATCATCGTGCTCAGCCATTACGGCTACAACAACGTTCAAATACTCGCCACCCAGGTCAGCGACATTGATGTCATCGTTGACGGCGACTCTCACACCCTACTCGGCGACTTTTCGCCCTATGATCTGTCCAATTCCGGCGATTACCCGACCATGGCCACCAATGCCGATGGTGACGATGTGTGTATTGTTCAGGCGTGGGAATACAGCAAAGTGCTCGGTGAGCTGGACGTGACTTTTGTTGGCGACACTCTGGGCAGTTGCAGCGGCACGCCGCACCTGTTGCTCGGTGACACCTTTGTGCGTGAAGATGCCGATGAAAACGACTATACGGTAGACGGCGACGAACTGGCTGCCATCCAAGACGCCATTGATACCGACGACAAGCTGACCATCACCGAAGAAGATCCTACGGTAGCGGCCATCATTGCCGACTATGCTCAAGACGTGGATGCGCTGGGTGAAACCGTGATCGGTGAAGCCGGAGAAGACCTGCTGCTGAGCCGTGTCCCCGGCCATGATTACTACGGTGTCAACCTGCCACTGGGCAGTGACATTACCCCGGTCGTTGCCAAAGCGTTTTACGAGATGGACCCCAATGCCGACATCGCCATTCAAAACGGCGGCGGCGTGCGCACCAGCGTCAACAGCGGCGACATCACCTATGATACCGCCTACACCCTGCTGCCTTTCGCCAACACCCTGTATGAGATCGACATGTACGGCTCCGAGATCAAACAGGTGATGGAAGACGCCATCGAAAACATCGCTCAGGGTGGTTCCACCGGCGGATTTCCCTATGCCTATGCCATCAAATACGATGTCGATGCCACCCAACCCTACGGCAGTCGCCTCAGCAACCTTGAGTTTAAAGCCCGCGGCAGCGACAGTTACGTTCCCCTGGAAGACGGCACCTTGTATGTGGTGGTCACCAACAGCTACACCGCAGCCGGACGCGACGGCTACGACACCTTTGCCACCGTTCAGCAAGAGCGCGGTCTGGGTACCGATACTTACCTCGATTACGCCCTGTCGTTTGTCAACTATGTGGAAAGCCTTACGGTCAACAGTGAACAACTGATGAAGCTTCCGGCCGAAGACCACTGCATCAAAAGCTACATCGCCACACCGGACGCCACCGACAATCTGTAA
- a CDS encoding MotA/TolQ/ExbB proton channel family protein: MKVSDSLLRMFLGGGDFVLYILLALSVVTLGVILERLYAFVHLRRCYGQLSKRDLLLFGQKRLTILATLGNNAPFIGLFGTVLGVIKAFHDLHLQQGSGIKVVMGGISEALVATAMGLLVAIPAVIAYNAFSKTLQTWLLLRQNNE; this comes from the coding sequence ATGAAGGTCAGTGATTCCCTGTTGCGGATGTTTCTCGGTGGCGGTGATTTTGTTCTGTATATTTTGCTGGCACTTAGTGTGGTGACATTGGGCGTCATTCTCGAACGGCTGTATGCGTTTGTTCACTTGCGGCGTTGTTATGGTCAATTGAGCAAGCGTGATCTGCTGCTGTTCGGTCAGAAGCGGTTGACGATACTTGCTACCCTCGGCAACAACGCGCCGTTTATCGGGCTGTTTGGTACGGTACTCGGCGTGATCAAGGCATTCCACGACCTGCATCTGCAGCAAGGCTCTGGGATCAAGGTGGTCATGGGTGGGATCTCCGAAGCTCTGGTGGCCACGGCCATGGGGTTGTTGGTGGCCATCCCGGCGGTGATCGCTTACAACGCCTTTTCAAAGACCCTGCAAACCTGGCTGTTGTTGAGGCAGAACAATGAATAA
- a CDS encoding multiheme c-type cytochrome produces MRTTITLTIAGIVCFVLAGSALAANQVKLRDFRLERSMSKQAQACLECHKREHPGIFSDWAASRHASANITCLDCHLADETDQDISKTHFKQYQRSDTPWGRAEFRVPIAEVVTPKDCSRCHPDEVKQYSRSKHANTIEIMWKIDPWLNKGMNSETERQAGCYYCHGTVLEMDEEGRLSSDTWPNVGVGRINLDGSKGSCTSCHTRHRFSVAEARKPEACGQCHLGPDHPQIEIFTESKHGDIYDTFGDEYNWDAPAGTWTPGIDYRGPTCASCHMSGAGKQLTTHDVTERLSWELQVPLTVRPEDFKPFPSNSNWQVERNKMKDICKQCHGKNWVEDHYTKTDAVVKEYNEVYFKPAKAMLDDLYSKGLLDNSRFFDEHLEVEFYELWHHEGRRARMGTAMMAPDYAWWHGFYECKHRYNGFMQEARHLLETGEKAYIFKDFPNANGDTTRPPVIFGKP; encoded by the coding sequence ATGAGAACCACGATTACCCTGACAATTGCCGGGATTGTTTGTTTTGTTCTGGCTGGGAGTGCCCTGGCGGCCAACCAGGTGAAGCTCAGAGATTTCAGGCTGGAGCGCAGCATGTCCAAACAGGCGCAGGCGTGTCTGGAATGTCACAAGCGGGAACATCCGGGCATTTTCTCTGATTGGGCGGCAAGCCGCCATGCCAGTGCGAATATTACCTGTCTCGATTGCCATCTGGCGGACGAAACAGATCAGGATATCAGCAAAACCCACTTCAAGCAGTATCAGCGTAGTGATACGCCTTGGGGGCGTGCCGAATTTCGCGTGCCCATTGCCGAGGTGGTCACTCCGAAAGACTGTTCCCGTTGCCATCCGGATGAAGTGAAACAATACAGTCGCAGCAAGCATGCGAATACCATTGAAATCATGTGGAAAATCGATCCGTGGCTTAATAAAGGGATGAACTCTGAAACCGAACGCCAGGCCGGGTGCTATTATTGCCACGGCACGGTGCTGGAGATGGATGAAGAGGGACGGTTGTCTTCTGATACCTGGCCCAATGTGGGTGTGGGTCGTATCAATCTCGATGGCAGTAAGGGCAGTTGTACCAGTTGCCATACGCGCCATCGTTTTTCCGTTGCCGAAGCGCGCAAGCCTGAAGCCTGTGGTCAATGTCACCTGGGGCCGGATCATCCGCAGATTGAGATTTTCACCGAATCCAAGCACGGTGATATCTACGACACCTTTGGTGATGAATATAACTGGGACGCTCCGGCCGGAACCTGGACGCCTGGCATTGATTATCGTGGCCCGACCTGTGCCTCTTGCCATATGAGCGGTGCCGGCAAGCAGTTGACCACGCATGATGTGACCGAGCGGTTGAGTTGGGAGTTGCAAGTGCCGTTGACGGTGCGTCCGGAGGATTTTAAGCCGTTCCCGTCCAACAGCAATTGGCAGGTGGAACGTAATAAGATGAAGGATATCTGTAAGCAATGTCATGGCAAAAACTGGGTGGAAGATCATTACACCAAGACAGACGCCGTGGTGAAAGAGTACAACGAAGTGTATTTCAAGCCGGCCAAGGCCATGCTTGATGATCTCTACAGCAAAGGGTTGCTCGACAACAGTAGATTTTTTGATGAGCATCTTGAAGTTGAATTTTATGAGCTGTGGCACCACGAGGGGCGCCGGGCCCGCATGGGTACCGCGATGATGGCACCGGATTATGCCTGGTGGCATGGTTTCTACGAGTGTAAGCACCGTTACAACGGGTTTATGCAGGAAGCACGTCATCTGCTGGAGACCGGTGAGAAAGCCTATATCTTCAAAGACTTTCCCAATGCCAACGGCGATACAACACGTCCGCCGGTGATTTTCGGCAAGCCGTAA